One Acanthochromis polyacanthus isolate Apoly-LR-REF ecotype Palm Island chromosome 6, KAUST_Apoly_ChrSc, whole genome shotgun sequence DNA segment encodes these proteins:
- the lzic gene encoding protein LZIC — translation MASRGKSETGKLRQNMEEQLDRLMQQLQDLEECREELDEEEYEETKKETLEQLEEFNDSLKKIMTGDMTLVDELSGMQLAIQAAISQAFKTPEVIRLFAKKQPGQLRTRLAEMDRDVMVGKLSRDVYTQQKMEILTALRKLGEKLTPEDETFLTENATAVLRHFEKVTANLGSEDKILALASSGVKTKA, via the exons ATGGCTTCTCGGGGGAAATCAGAAACTGGCAAATTGAGGCAGAATATGGAGGAACAACTGGACAGACTGATGCAGCAGCTTCAGGACCTGGAGGAATGCAG AGAAGAGCTGGATGAGGAAGAGTATGAGGAGACAAAGAAGGAAACCttggagcagctggaggaatTCAACGACTCCCTGAAGAAGATAATGACCGGAGACATGACGCTTGTGGATGAACTCAGTGGAATGCAGCTG GcgatccaagctgccatcagtcAAGCGTTCAAAACCCCAGAGGTGATCCGACTTTTTGCCAAGAAGCAGCCGGGACAGCTGAGAACCCGACTAGCAGAG ATGGACCGAGACGTGATGGTGGGGAAGCTGTCGAGGGACGTGTACACGCAGCAGAAGATGGAAATCCTCACAGCCCTGAGAAAACTGGGAGAGAAG CTCACTCCAGAGGACGAGACGTTTCTCACTGAAAATGCTACAGCTGTTCTGCGCCACTTTGAAAAAGTGACGGCAAACCTGG GGTCTGAAGACAAAATCCTGGCTTTAGCTAGCTCTGGAGTGAAAACCAAAGCGTAG